The sequence below is a genomic window from Setaria italica strain Yugu1 chromosome IV, Setaria_italica_v2.0, whole genome shotgun sequence.
ATTAGGCCCAGTATAATTTAGGCCTGGCCCAGAAAGCGTGACAAGCCAGGTGGGCTCTATGTATGATGCAAAATGGGCCATCCGGCCTGGCCCATACCACAAAGGACCAAGCCCGATTACATTCCCGGGCCGAGCACGCACTTGCAGATGGCCCTTGCAGATCCATTTCAACCATCCAGAGTCTGACTGACAACCTTGAGTTGACCAACGGggtatgtaaaaaaaaatagaagcaaATTAACCAGTAATCAGCATACAACTCAAGATTGAGAGAGGTCACGGCACGGACATGTACCCAGAATTGAACTCGATCAATTCCAAATCATCAGATCAAACTGCCTTGAAAAGGGGCGCCACGGGACGCCAGTGCGGCGGCAGAGTACGCATCGCCGAAGGGGTTGTTCAACTGAgacgcggcagcagcagcaccataCGGATACGGAGGCTGAAGCTGCCGCGGCATCCCGAACAtggcctcctgctgctgcgccgccatcACCGACATCTGCACGCCGGTCGGCGGCGCGACGCCCACGGACATGGCGAACGGATCGTCCTGCTGCTGAGAGCTCTGCCCCTGCCCGTTTCCATAGCCATAGGTGTTCTGCTGCCTCCTCGCGGCGTCCTCGTACAGGCTGTCCAGCAGCAGCTTGTCGAAGCCCCCGGCCTGCAAGAAACATCGCCGCAGATGGAGTCACCGCGTGCTTCAAGGATTATTGGCGGTGCCATTGCTACCAAGAGAAGAGGTGCTGTTCTTTACCAGCTTGCTCTCTGTCagttggctgctgctgctgctgctgggctgTGCCGTGACCAGAGCTAGCTCCCAGCCTGATGAACCTGCAGTTATCTCGCCGAAGCTGATTGCAGATGCGTTACCGGAACCGCCTGCCCAATATAGACAAACACGGTTTCGCTCAAATTTGATGACACAGCTAGTGGCCGTTAAATTCATGAGCAGAAAGTAGTAAAGGCTAAAGAGTCGGCTCGGTTGCATGCAGCTTTACCTGGTGGTACTATGGCAAGAGCCAGTGCATTGCTCTCTTCAAGCGCAGCAACGGCAGGGTTTACTTCATGTAAGCCCTGATCATCACCACACCGATGCATATGATCATCTTGTTGCAGATAAACAGCTACTGAATAACAAAGCAATTTACACTGACAAGAATTACCAGTAAATCAGCAGTTGTTGGAGTTTCAGGCTCCTCTTCGTCGCAGTCATCTGCAAACCGAGGTTCTTCTTCAGGCTCAGGAGGAACTTCCTCCGCAACAGGTTCTTCAAACGCCTCGAACATCGGTTCTGGgttctgttcttcttcctggtAAGGAACGAAATCTAACTGCTGGTACTCCTGTTGAATACAGGAGCAGTTTTAGAGCTTGACAGCAGAAAACAGGCTGACTGAATATGCATAAAACGATAAAACGAGCAGAGATTAGCTGAATGTCACCCTATGGTCTCATTTGGATCATAAAACGATACATACTATGGTCTCATTAGGAACAGGAGCAGTTCTAGGGGCTTCTCTTATGTACTCTTCCATGGTTCCAAGAAATGACGATGGTGGctgaaaaaaattcagaaaaatgcatttggcatcagaattcagaacttCCATACTATAAGCAAATGAACAGTGAAGGTAGTGATGCAAGAGACCTCTCTCAGAATTGGAAATTGGAAGTTTCTCGCTAGTTCCAGACCTCTGCAGAGCTCGTAGAAGTCAGAAAGAGATTTCGCCTGTTATTCTGATGAGCATTAGTTTCACATGCACGGTTGTAAAATTCCACAAAATAAGAGTAATCACGCTGCAGTCAGACACACCAGATTCCCTGTTCTTCTATAGATGTCTTGAGCTTTGATAGCATCAAGTTTTGTCATATCAAAGAACTGCAATACGCCAGAAATTACTaaaatcaagaaaaagaaatccacAAAGTTATATATTGATCTAACAGCAAAGCAATTGCGAGAGGGGATATCATAGAAGTACCGCATCCACAAGGTTGATGATCCCATCATTAACCGCACAATAAATCTTGAAGCTTTCCTTCAACACCTAAGTGATTGCATCTTTTCTCGTCAGCCAAGAGATTTTTTAGCAATGGCGCTAAACAGAACTGTCAGAGCTGAAATTATACATACCAGAGCCAAGGCATACTGTATGAGGTAGTTTCCAAATGCTGCCCCTTCAGGCTGCAACCACCAGTCCATCAAGTATGCAAGATGAGTCAATTTTAGTTTGGAACAGTAATTGATATAGAAGAAACACTCAAGAAAGCCAGTGTTCTTTTATACCTGACAGCCGACAAGGCGGAGGAGCAGCTGCTGCAATGCAGGGAGCTGTTCTAAGAGGTCATCCTTGCCTAAGGTCCTTGTTCTACTTTGCCCCTGAAAGTTAGGCAGATGTCACAAACGGAATGCTAGCAAGAAACTGCATCACTGAAACCCTGCAACTGCAAGAATGACACACAAACCTTGGGGTTTCCCTCAGCAGGTCTCAGTCGCTCCGACTCGATGTCGTATCTTAGGACTCTGAAGCACTCGAGCCGTTCCTCGAGATACAGAGCATATGTCCGCACCCACGCCGAGCAGTCCCATGCTGCAAGGGCAAGACCATCGGAAATTCAAATCCAAGCAGGAGTCAGTTAAAACTCATATCAAAATTTGCTAAAAGAAATATAAAGATTCAAATTCATCATGCAGAAATGGGTGCAGGTCTGAGAGGTGAGACCTAGTGGGCTGGAGTCGTCCTTGAAGTTGGACATCCGCAGGGCATGGCCCTTGCGCCGGTAGCTGAGGAGCTCCTCCCTGAACGCGGCGTCGCCATCGCGCAGCGTCCGGTGTATCACGATCAGCGTCTTCAGAGCAACCTGAGCAATTCGCAAGCATTTTCAGGAAACCAGAAAACACGACGATCGAGCAACGCAATTGGATGCAGGGCCATGGCAATGGCGTCAGGATGACATACCACCCAGTTGTGGGTCTTGGCGAGGCGCCTGGCGAGAGCGTGGACGCAGTAGGATACGTCGGCGAGCGGGCGGGAGGCGGACGTGGCGGCGAAGATCGCTGCAGGGACAGCGAGCGATTGGTCGGAACAATGGAGATCGATGGTCGCGAGAGGACAGAGAGCGAGAATCTTTAATCTCACCGGCGAGGTGGCGCTCCTTGGGCGGTCGCTCGACGTGGGTGGTGGCCTTGACCACGGCGACGTCGAGGTCCTTGCGCTCACGGCCGTTGCCGCCGTTCACCTTGGCGAGCCCCACGGTGGCGGAGTCCTTGATGGCGCCGCACGCCTTGCGCCAGCTCTTGTGCACCGACGCCGTGCCCatcggcgccgcgccggccgccccgcTCGCTTGTTTCTCTCTGCTGCCCGTTCCGTTCGCGCGAcaagtcgtcgtcgccgccgccgccgcgggtggTGGCTCGCGCGTGGATGGATTCTCCTTTTTAAAAATTCTTTAAGGATCTCAGATTGGCGCGACGTGCGCGGCTGTTCCTGTGCTCCATGCAACGCGAGCGACGCCGAATAAATCAAATCAGAACGGCGgggcccccgccggccggcgaccgGGCACACGGCTGAGAGGCGCTCTCTTTTGACGTGTTCTCGCTGGTTGCTGCCGCTCAGCAGGCCCCAAATGGAGTTTACTCCATCTGCTTGCTCTCAGGTCAGGGAAAAATTTTCGATTCACTCTCGCGAGAAAATCCAAAGATGACACATGCATCTCAGGATTCCAAATAGAGGCATGCGTCTGTCTGAAACAATAAGTCCAATCGATGCAGGCGGCACTACGAATTCGGAATCTAGGTGCAAAACCATGTCGATTTCAGAACGAGCATTGTTGGATTCTATCAAGCAGCAACGCAATATTCCCATAGTAGGAATAGATGGCACGTCGGAAAAAATGTATATTTCCCAACAGCAATATGACATCGTTCCAAATAGCAAGAACCATCAGATTGCTAACAAGGAATGCAGAGGTAGAAAACTGGGCATGATAAACCAGGTACGCAGTTCACATTATGAACCAACTCGGCATTAGAATTTCACTGTAACAACTAACAACACTGTCTAAACATTCACTGACAGGAGACAAAGTGACATAAAGTACTGGTACTTGACTCTGTAACACGACTAAACTCTTACAGCCACAGCAGCTAGACTAAGTTCTGCTGCCGAAAAGCAGTCGTGCTTACTCCAAAATCCTCTTAGGTTTGGTACATCCCGCTTGTGGCTTCATCCATTTGACCTGCAAGTAAAATAGTAGGATGGAATCATGTCTGACATCAAGAGAACTAAATGGTGAtaataaagaaacagaattaCAACAatgtcaaaaagaaaacactaaaCATGGTAATGAGAGCCATGTATCCACTCTTATGACAACGAAAATGATCAACAAAATACTAAAATGATCAACAAAAAATGGACAAGATACTAATTGCACAACGCATGCAACAAGATAACCAGCATTCCATAACGTGTACACTGTCTATTCCATAACATAAAGGCACTGTTGTGTGCAAAGACTTTCTAATTTGAAACATTTCATCTGGCTCTCCACTTACCTCAGGTATCACCAGTGTCTGCAAAGGCTTTCCCACTTTCCTTGCCCCCGGCAACTGTCAAGCCAACAACAAACAAGGCATGTCAGTGAGGCCTTCCACAAAACAAAGGTTCATGGGAGTACTGATATGATGGGTTCTTACATGCTTCACCCTTTGTACCATTTTCAAAGTCCTTCAACGTCTTTTCTCCCGCAACTTTGACTTGTTGTCCTCTCGAACTTCATCTGCAGTGTATGTCTGATTGTTCAAGTTCTTGTTCATCTTCTCATTCCCCTTTTCACTGTCCTGGCCATCAATCTTCTTTCCAGAGTTTCCCATTGAACCGGatccttcagagttcagacctcCACCAGTACTGAACCAATCAATACAAGAGAATAATTAATCGAATGTCACTAATCTGATGCAATCAAGATGAACAAAATATTGATTTATTATTGAGACCCTACCCTATAGGCTTCTCTGTTGTGTCACTGCCAGCATTACAAGCAAGTTCTTGCTCAAGTCTGGTCAAAGCAGCTGCAATACTTCTTCACGAAATACTGAAGCGGGGGCGAAGTGGAAGGAAAATATAAGGTTGGGCGAAGGATCCCTAGCGCGGCGTCCGGTGGATCACGATCAGCGTCTTCAGATCAACCTGCCATATTTGCAAGCATTTTCGGATAACCAGATCACGGAAGAACAAAACTATGCCACACCAAGtttgttgtgacttgtgaggacGACAAGAAGTCACGATCACGGCGATCGAGCAATGCAATTGGATGCAGGGCGGCCATGGCAGAGGCGGACGTGGCGGCGAAGATCGCTGCAGGAACGGCTAGCACTTGGTCAGAACAATGGAGGTCGATGGTCGCGAGAGGTGGCGAGGTGGCGCTCCTTGGGCGGTCGCTCGACGTGGGCGGTGGCCTTGACCACGGCGACGTCGAGGTCCTTGCGCTCGCGGCCGCGGTGACAGAGTCCTTGATGGCGCCGCACGCCTTGCGCCAGCCCCTGTGTACCGACGCCGTGCCCATCAGTCGCCGTCTCCAGCGCCGGCCGGCTCGCTTCCTTCTCTCTGCTTTCGGTTCGCGCGACaagtcgtcgccgccgcgtggcCAGATCTCCGAATGGTGCGACGTGCGCGGCTGTTCCTGTGATCCATGCAATGCGAGCGCCACCGAATCAATCAAAAGCAAAAACGACGGGTATTCGCCGGCCGCCCACCGGGCGCGGCCGAGAGGCGCAGTGTTATCGCTGGTTGCCGCCGTTAGCAGGCCCAAAAATGGAGTTTCTCTGCTGCTCTCAGGACAAGGAAAAAATTTCGATTAAATCTCGCAAGAAATCCGCATTTATCCAATTGATGCAGGCGACATTCTGAATTCTGAATACAGGTCCCTCTCAACAGAATATTCAGTTCAATGGGATCTGAGGAGCAGGTATACACAGTGGATGGTAGATGAAACGTGACATTCTCCCCCAGTTGAGGGGAAACTAATATAATATCAAAGAAGAGCATACCCTGAATAGTACATTGATACAGCAAAATCATGTCCACTTCTTTTACTTGTGCCACACAATTTGACCGTGAACTTTGTTCCAGAATGCAATAGGGAATCTTTTTTCCtggaatacgcaggagagctgcgtatcattgcattaagaaagATGATAAAACACTCATATAGCCAAACAACAGCACACACACCAACACTACACACATGCTCTAGGTTACATACGCGCCCGTTAAAATAGTTAAAAATCGACCCCTTACCAACGGGCGCTACTAAACCCCAGGTTGAGTAGTGAACTAGCGACCAGTTCACTAATACCTTTAGCGCCTGCCAGCCTCTAGAGAGCGGCTTCTTCTTGTGCAAGGAGAAGCACCTGCTCTATCCTAGGTGAGGCACCATTGAATACAATATCATTCCTCTCAGTGAATTGAATCCTCTCTTGATTGTCAAGAGTGCTACCAGCTTGTTGCCACCAGTCAAAGAACCCAGTGGAAGATGGTTGAGGTGCAATATCCGGGATTCCAAAAATGCGAAGTAGCTGAAACCAGAATTGCTGAGAGAAGACACAAGAACAGAGAAGGTGCTGAATGGTTTCATCCTCCTGGTCGCAGAAGGGGCAGTGCTCAGGATGAGGGAGACCCCTTCTAGTAAGTCTATCAGCTGTCCAACATCGATTGTGTGCTACTAACCAAAGGAAGCATTTGCACTTCCTAGGACCCCAATTCCTCCAAATTAGAGTGCTCGGCTCAAACTGGACTGCTCCAAGGAAAAAAGACTCGTATGTTGTCTTAGTAGAGAAGTGTCTAGAATTGTCAAATTTCCTTTAATGAACATCCTCAACCTCTAGCAGGAGCAATGTTTCCTGACCCAAGTCCTAAATATCCAGGAATTCTGACAGGACCGCTACTGAGTAGTGCCCCTGGATATCCTGTACCCACTGATTGTTCAGCCGTGCTTCGTACGTTTCTTAACCCGCCTCTTGGGTATAGTTGCAAATAAATTGGGAGCCAATAACTGAATAGAGGACCCTTGTAACCACCGATCAGTCCAGAACTTGGTGTTCGCCCCATTGCCAACTTCCGTAGTTACAGCAGCGGCAAATATGGCCTGTGTATTCCCATGAACTGTGACCAGGAAGGCTGCCCATGGCTTATCAGGTTCAGTTTTACTCAACCACAACCAACGGACTCTAAGTGCCCAACCAAATCTCTGAAGGTCTAAAATGTCCAAACCACCAAGCTCCTTTGGACGGCTCACCTTGGGCCATGCTAATAAATAGTGACCTCCTTTCGCCTACTTCCAGCCTCGCTACAAGAAATTACGATGGATCTTATCCACCGCCTTTAGGCACCATGGAGGAAGCTCCAAAGCAGTGGCGAAATAGATTAGAACTGAGGTGAGAACCGAGTGCACATATGTAGCACGACCAGCTCGATTCATCAACTCAGATCTCCATCCTGGCAAATGATCAACAACCTTCTCAGAGGTTGTAACTGTGCTTTAGACAGTTTCTTGATGGAAAGAGGGAGACCAAGATATTTGCAGGGAAACTCCTCAACTATCCATGGAAAGTGAGTCTGAACCATAGCCAAGTCTTCGAAACATTGAATAGGAGAGATACTACATTTTTGAATATTTGTTGAGTCTTGAAGATGTGCCAAATAGCTGTAACAGTGCATCCACCATTTGCAGATCTGTGGCGACTGGACGAAGAATTAGGACCACATCATCGGCATACAGGGAGACactgtaacatccgtaaaatttactaactcaaatcacccgctaaaaatttgtttcaaaatctttcgaccgttgagctcccgaaaatcttttccttcccggtGACCCCgtcgtcccggcacccaacACCGACAGTCATCTTTTTCCTCCCTCCGCAAATTTTGCCGCGTGCCCGCAAAATCCGTCGCGCGTGCCCAACAATTCTGCATTTTTCGCTGACTTTCCCCCCCccctctttcctttttcccctcccctttttcccctcccctttttccccttttctttttcttccttctctttcttccttcttcctccttcctccttctctcttcctttccttcctgGCGCCTGGCGCCCGGCCGCCCGCACCTAAACCGGCCCGCGCCCCACGCtgcacgccgccgcctgcgcccgcTCGCCTGGCGCCGCGCCTGGCCGCTCGCATCCCGTCGCCCACGCCAGCGCCCGGCCCTGGGCCCGCGCGCTGGTCGCAGGTCGCCACCGTACACCACACCGGCCATCATCCATGTGTGCCCCTATGCTCCTCGTCGGCTGAGCCGGCCCCACCATGCCCTCCACACGGAGCTCCGCTCCAGCACACCACCGGCCGGGATTCCCGGCCTCCATTGAAGGCCCGCCAGCCATCGAGCCCCTGCCGCCCCTTGCGCGCCGCTCGCCTCACCCCCCCTCCCGCCGGCTATAAAAGCCGCCCGAGGCCGGCCTCCTCCCCCACCAAGAGGTCGTCGCCCCCTCCCTGCTTCCCTGTGCGTCGCCCCAACCTCCGCCCGAGCCACCtccctgcccgccgccggcgctccctCTCCGGTCACCATCCGCCCGAGGTGAGGCCTCAAATGGGAtcccctcatcctcctctacctcccccgCCACTTggctcaccgccggcgaggcccggccggccgaccCTCCCCCCCTCCCAGTTTTCTCTCTCCCCACCTGTTGTACCGAgctaaggaagaagaaggggaaaaatcTCACGGATATGCCCTTCCACcttacaaaaataattacaaataggtccctagttctcgcagtttagtcctaaaccttattttaagcccctaacactccgttaactcgtcatttcatgcaccaaacttcctccaattgatcccaaatttgaACACGGCCtcctccaatatacttccgccgaggcatatccaaatttcatgaaaatactcattccttcaattttccgttcgcattctctgttcgtagctcaacgggtaaaattttaatttccttttatttattgtgtgctcgattgtgtgtgccgtagatctcggagtacccgaggaggagcatgaggaggagtttgaccacgagc
It includes:
- the LOC101755148 gene encoding putative clathrin assembly protein At5g57200, coding for MGTASVHKSWRKACGAIKDSATVGLAKVNGGNGRERKDLDVAVVKATTHVERPPKERHLAAIFAATSASRPLADVSYCVHALARRLAKTHNWVVALKTLIVIHRTLRDGDAAFREELLSYRRKGHALRMSNFKDDSSPLAWDCSAWVRTYALYLEERLECFRVLRYDIESERLRPAEGNPKGQSRTRTLGKDDLLEQLPALQQLLLRLVGCQPEGAAFGNYLIQYALALVLKESFKIYCAVNDGIINLVDAFFDMTKLDAIKAQDIYRRTGNLAKSLSDFYELCRGLELARNFQFPILREPPSSFLGTMEEYIREAPRTAPVPNETIEYQQLDFVPYQEEEQNPEPMFEAFEEPVAEEVPPEPEEEPRFADDCDEEEPETPTTADLLGLHEVNPAVAALEESNALALAIVPPGGSGNASAISFGEITAGSSGWELALVTAQPSSSSSSQLTESKLAGGFDKLLLDSLYEDAARRQQNTYGYGNGQGQSSQQQDDPFAMSVGVAPPTGVQMSVMAAQQQEAMFGMPRQLQPPYPYGAAAAASQLNNPFGDAYSAAALASRGAPFQGSLI